From one Papio anubis isolate 15944 chromosome 12, Panubis1.0, whole genome shotgun sequence genomic stretch:
- the LOC103878020 gene encoding uncharacterized protein LOC103878020: MECIYAGGTNNKRATRAVCFLFPEDLKITEGRRSENSMAVVESYYGSGTWSQCGNSRAEPGEDMPQKTSEDESENQISGRSGVPIPSLTSTQVLNISLDPQFPGKSDWMEPQTSKMGQSSIEYENAHITLGAMFSTY; this comes from the exons ATGGAATGCATATATGCCGGAGGAACTAACAACAAAAGAGCAACCAGAGCTGT TTGCTTTTTATTTCCCGAGGATCTTAAGATCACGGAGGGCAGGAGAAGTGAGAACTCCATGGCAGTTGTGGAGTCCTACTATGGAAGTGGGACTTGGAGCCAATGTGGAAATTCCCGAGCAGAACCGGGAGAGGACATGCCCCAGAAAACTTCAGAAG ATGAGTCAGAGAATCAGATCAGTGGTAGAAGTGGAGTGCCAATCCCGAGTCTCACCTCTACTCAAGTGCTCAACATATCCCTAGATCCTCAATTCCCTGGCAAAAGTGACTGGATGGAACCACAGACTTCCAAGATGGGACAGTCAAGCATTGAATACGAGAATGCACATATAACTCTTGGTGCAATGTTTAGCACATACTAA